One window of uncultured Trichococcus sp. genomic DNA carries:
- a CDS encoding glycosyltransferase family 4 protein: MEKHILVISQYFFPEQFRINDICEEWVKRGYKVTVVTGIPNYPQGKYYKDYGLFEKRNEIYKGIDIIRIPLIPRGNSSIMLALNYVSFVISGFFWNLFTKIRADYVYIFEVSPMTQALPGVWYAKKRKIPCYLYVTDLWPENVEIVAGVTNKKILNAIGAMVDYIYKRCDRIFTSSQSFVQAIADRGIDKDKLEFWPQYAEDYYKPLDESEAHVPEIPQDGTFNIIFAGNIGVAQGLDILPAAAKILKDNNLNVRFNIVGDGRFKDTLKEMVNDNEVEEFFNFVGKQPPTRIPEFMAVCDTTLISLSKSKVFSITLPAKTQSCLACGVPVLVSADGEIQDVIESASAGLCSNAGDAVGLAENITKLVNLPEDNRIQMAQSAVQYYKENFDKETLLNKMDKWFAI; the protein is encoded by the coding sequence TTGGAAAAACATATTCTCGTCATTTCGCAATACTTTTTCCCAGAACAATTCCGTATCAATGATATTTGTGAAGAGTGGGTAAAAAGAGGATATAAGGTTACTGTAGTCACTGGTATTCCCAATTATCCGCAAGGTAAGTACTATAAAGATTATGGATTGTTTGAAAAGAGAAACGAGATATATAAAGGGATTGATATTATTCGAATTCCGCTTATTCCACGAGGGAATTCATCTATTATGTTAGCGTTAAATTATGTATCCTTTGTTATTTCAGGTTTTTTTTGGAATTTATTTACAAAGATAAGAGCTGATTATGTATATATATTCGAAGTTTCACCTATGACCCAGGCTCTTCCAGGTGTTTGGTATGCCAAAAAAAGGAAGATACCTTGTTATTTATATGTCACAGATTTATGGCCTGAGAATGTCGAAATAGTAGCTGGTGTTACTAATAAGAAAATATTAAATGCTATTGGTGCTATGGTTGACTACATTTATAAAAGATGTGACAGAATTTTCACCTCTTCTCAGAGCTTTGTCCAGGCAATTGCAGATCGGGGAATAGATAAAGATAAATTAGAGTTTTGGCCCCAATACGCAGAGGATTACTATAAACCGTTGGATGAATCTGAAGCACATGTACCAGAAATTCCACAAGATGGAACTTTTAATATCATATTTGCAGGTAACATAGGCGTTGCACAAGGACTTGATATTCTTCCAGCAGCAGCAAAAATATTGAAGGATAATAATCTAAATGTAAGATTCAATATCGTTGGGGATGGACGTTTTAAAGATACATTAAAAGAGATGGTAAATGATAATGAGGTTGAGGAATTCTTTAACTTCGTAGGGAAACAGCCACCTACCCGCATTCCTGAATTTATGGCCGTTTGTGATACTACTTTAATAAGTTTGTCAAAAAGCAAAGTATTTTCTATAACATTACCAGCTAAGACACAATCCTGTTTAGCATGCGGAGTTCCAGTACTAGTTTCCGCGGATGGAGAAATCCAAGATGTTATCGAAAGTGCCAGTGCGGGGTTGTGCAGTAATGCAGGTGATGCCGTAGGATTAGCAGAAAATATTACTAAACTTGTTAACTTGCCAGAAGATAACCGAATTCAAATGGCTCAGAGTGCGGTTCAATATTACAAAGAGAATTTTGATAAAGAAACACTTTTAAATAAAATGGATAAATGGTTTGCAATTTAA
- a CDS encoding NAD-dependent epimerase/dehydratase family protein, with protein MKKILITGANSYIGTSFEKWVEQWPEDYQVDTVGTRNSEWKELDFSTYDVVFHVAGIAHQDAKADQEELYYKVNRDLTIEVAQKAKAEGVKQFIFMSSMIVYGASSKIGETKVITRDTVPEPINFYGNSKLQAEQGILPLQSEEFNVVVIRPPMIYGKDSKGNYPLLAKFAKITPVFPNIENKRSMLHIDNLTEFIRLMIEHSENGIFFPQNREYIKTSEMVKTIADVKGKKIWLTKLFNPFLVGLGGNVNVINKVFGSLLYSQDISSYKHDYQLNDLKASIINTEN; from the coding sequence ATGAAAAAAATATTGATTACAGGTGCCAATAGCTATATTGGCACCTCTTTTGAAAAATGGGTAGAGCAATGGCCAGAAGACTATCAGGTAGATACTGTAGGTACAAGAAATAGCGAATGGAAAGAACTTGATTTCTCTACATACGATGTTGTTTTTCATGTAGCGGGGATTGCCCACCAGGATGCGAAAGCAGATCAAGAAGAACTGTACTACAAAGTAAACCGGGACCTGACCATTGAAGTTGCTCAAAAAGCGAAGGCTGAAGGCGTTAAGCAGTTCATATTTATGAGCAGCATGATTGTTTATGGAGCTAGCAGTAAAATTGGGGAAACCAAAGTTATCACAAGAGATACTGTACCGGAACCAATCAATTTCTATGGGAACAGTAAATTACAAGCGGAACAGGGAATCCTTCCACTACAGTCGGAGGAATTTAATGTTGTCGTTATCCGTCCGCCGATGATTTACGGTAAAGATTCAAAAGGGAATTATCCGCTTTTGGCTAAGTTCGCGAAGATCACGCCTGTATTTCCGAATATAGAAAATAAAAGAAGCATGCTGCATATCGATAATTTAACGGAATTTATCCGATTGATGATCGAACATTCAGAGAATGGCATATTCTTCCCACAAAATCGTGAATACATAAAGACTTCCGAAATGGTAAAAACCATTGCTGATGTGAAGGGAAAGAAAATCTGGCTCACAAAACTCTTTAACCCGTTTTTAGTTGGTTTAGGCGGCAATGTGAATGTCATCAATAAAGTGTTCGGGAGCTTACTCTATTCACAAGACATCTCATCTTATAAACATGATTACCAATTAAATGATTTAAAGGCATCAATAATAAATACTGAGAATTAG
- a CDS encoding nucleoside-diphosphate sugar epimerase/dehydratase, with protein sequence MFKGKTLLITGGTGSFGNAVMKGFLHTDIKEIRIFSRDEKKQDDMRKIYKNDKLKFYIGDVRDLASVKNAMHGVDYVFHAAALKQVPSCEFFPLEAVKTNVMGTDNVLTGAIEMGIKKVICLSTDKAAYPINAMGISKAMMEKVFVAKSKTVDPQKTLICGTRYGNVMASRGSVIPLFIEQIKNGQPLTITDPSMTRFLMSLEEAVDLVIFAFENAEAGDIMVQKAPASTIGDLAQAVKELFDAENEIKIIGTRHGEKLYETLLTKEEHVGANDMGGFYRVPADKRDLNYDKYFVEGNEKLQQVEDYNSHNTERLNIEQIKEKLLKLDYIKDELMNWSKN encoded by the coding sequence ATGTTCAAGGGAAAAACGTTATTGATTACAGGTGGAACAGGATCGTTTGGGAACGCAGTGATGAAAGGTTTTTTACATACTGATATAAAAGAAATACGTATATTTTCTCGTGATGAAAAAAAGCAAGATGACATGAGAAAAATATATAAAAATGATAAATTGAAGTTTTACATTGGAGATGTAAGAGATTTAGCCAGTGTAAAAAATGCTATGCATGGAGTTGATTATGTTTTTCACGCTGCTGCTTTAAAGCAAGTTCCTTCCTGTGAGTTTTTTCCATTAGAAGCTGTAAAAACCAATGTAATGGGGACAGATAATGTCCTCACAGGGGCAATTGAAATGGGAATTAAAAAAGTTATATGTCTTTCAACAGATAAAGCGGCGTATCCAATCAATGCGATGGGTATTTCAAAAGCTATGATGGAAAAAGTGTTTGTTGCAAAATCAAAAACAGTAGATCCACAGAAGACTTTAATTTGTGGGACGCGTTACGGTAATGTTATGGCTTCCCGAGGATCTGTTATTCCATTGTTTATTGAACAAATCAAAAACGGTCAGCCCTTGACCATTACAGATCCTAGTATGACAAGATTTTTGATGAGTTTGGAGGAAGCCGTTGATCTTGTGATTTTCGCATTTGAAAATGCTGAAGCTGGTGATATTATGGTTCAAAAAGCACCAGCATCCACAATTGGAGACTTGGCACAAGCAGTGAAAGAACTATTCGATGCTGAAAATGAGATTAAAATAATCGGTACCCGCCATGGTGAAAAGTTATACGAAACTCTTCTCACAAAAGAAGAACATGTTGGGGCTAATGATATGGGCGGATTTTATCGGGTTCCTGCTGATAAACGAGACTTAAACTACGATAAATACTTTGTAGAAGGTAATGAAAAGTTACAACAAGTTGAGGATTATAACTCCCATAACACAGAGAGACTCAACATTGAGCAAATTAAGGAGAAATTGTTGAAACTGGATTACATAAAAGATGAACTAATGAACTGGAGTAAAAACTAA